A genomic stretch from Acetobacter ascendens includes:
- a CDS encoding cobalt-precorrin-5B (C(1))-methyltransferase, translating into MAPNTHPLRRGWTTGSCATAAAKAAWLMLNGNPAPACVNITLPSGQQVGFAIARTGGTPDAPFAEVIKDAGDDPDITHGALIRATVKTLPAGCGIMFQAGPGVGTVTRPGLPIAVGEPAINPTPRAMIRAALTKANAGICPDAEVIISVENGKKLAERTLNSRLGILNGLSILGTTGIVVPFSCSAWIESIHRGVDVARAEGLTHLAGSTGNVSEKGVQQFYNLPDSALIEMGDFAGGLLKYLRKHPIPRLTISGGIAKMTKLGQGFMDLHSKRGPADMRQLADLVLAHNGKPDIAETIACSPTVAEAFLHASQQGFPLGHLIASSALQTVKNVLHPAPIQADVLVFDRAGNLVGQA; encoded by the coding sequence ATGGCACCCAATACTCATCCCCTCCGGCGAGGCTGGACAACAGGCAGTTGCGCAACAGCCGCAGCAAAGGCCGCATGGCTGATGCTGAACGGCAATCCCGCTCCTGCCTGCGTGAACATCACCCTTCCCTCCGGTCAACAGGTAGGGTTTGCCATTGCCCGCACTGGAGGTACGCCAGATGCGCCTTTTGCTGAAGTTATTAAAGATGCGGGGGATGACCCGGATATCACGCACGGGGCCCTTATTCGCGCAACAGTAAAAACCTTACCTGCTGGTTGTGGGATTATGTTTCAAGCTGGCCCCGGTGTGGGCACAGTCACCCGCCCCGGCTTGCCCATAGCTGTGGGGGAACCTGCCATAAACCCAACACCTCGCGCCATGATTCGCGCGGCTTTAACCAAAGCAAATGCAGGTATCTGCCCAGATGCAGAGGTGATTATCAGCGTAGAAAATGGAAAAAAACTAGCTGAACGCACACTAAACAGTCGGCTAGGCATTCTGAACGGTCTGTCCATTTTGGGCACAACCGGCATTGTGGTGCCTTTTTCATGCTCAGCATGGATTGAGAGCATCCATCGGGGCGTGGATGTTGCGCGCGCAGAGGGCCTGACGCATTTGGCCGGAAGCACCGGAAATGTTTCCGAAAAAGGTGTGCAACAGTTTTATAACCTGCCAGACAGTGCGCTGATTGAAATGGGAGACTTTGCTGGTGGCCTCTTAAAATACCTCCGCAAGCATCCCATTCCGCGCCTTACAATATCTGGCGGCATCGCCAAAATGACCAAGCTTGGCCAAGGCTTTATGGACCTGCATTCTAAACGAGGCCCGGCAGATATGCGCCAATTGGCCGATCTTGTTCTCGCGCATAACGGAAAGCCCGATATAGCAGAGACCATTGCGTGCAGCCCCACAGTGGCTGAGGCCTTTTTGCACGCAAGCCAACAGGGTTTTCCATTAGGACACCTGATTGCCAGCTCTGCCTTACAAACAGTTAAGAATGTTCTACACCCCGCCCCCATACAAGCCGATGTGCTCGTGTTTGACCGTGCAGGCAATCTGGTTGGGCAAGCCTGA
- the cobM gene encoding precorrin-4 C(11)-methyltransferase has protein sequence MTVHFIGAGPGAADLLTIRGRDILASCPVCLYAGSIVPPEMLQFCPPDAHKVDTAPMTLDEIEAEYVKAHQQGQDVARLHSGDLSVYSAVAEQIRRLEKHGIPWSMTPGVPAFAAAASILGQELTIPGVAQSVVLTRVNGRASAMPEKETLAAFGATGATLAIHLAVHALERIVEELTPFYGTDCPVAIVARATWPDQLVLRGTLANIADKLKENPIERTALVIVGRVLGDKDFRESALYNPDYRRRFRGQD, from the coding sequence ATGACCGTGCATTTTATAGGGGCAGGCCCCGGAGCGGCTGATCTGCTTACCATACGCGGAAGGGATATTTTGGCATCCTGTCCAGTATGTTTATACGCAGGATCTATTGTGCCACCAGAAATGCTGCAATTTTGCCCGCCAGATGCGCACAAGGTTGATACAGCCCCCATGACATTAGATGAGATAGAAGCTGAATACGTAAAGGCTCATCAGCAAGGGCAGGATGTGGCACGCCTGCATTCGGGTGATCTATCTGTATATAGTGCTGTGGCAGAGCAGATCCGCCGTCTAGAAAAACACGGTATTCCGTGGAGTATGACACCGGGCGTGCCAGCCTTTGCGGCAGCGGCTTCCATATTGGGGCAGGAACTCACCATTCCGGGCGTTGCCCAAAGTGTGGTGCTTACGCGTGTAAACGGACGTGCTTCCGCTATGCCAGAAAAAGAAACGCTGGCAGCTTTTGGTGCTACAGGCGCGACACTGGCTATCCATCTGGCAGTGCATGCGCTGGAGAGAATTGTAGAAGAGTTGACGCCATTTTATGGGACGGATTGCCCGGTAGCTATTGTGGCTCGAGCAACGTGGCCAGACCAGCTTGTACTACGCGGAACACTTGCCAACATTGCAGACAAGTTGAAAGAAAACCCCATTGAACGCACCGCGCTTGTGATTGTTGGCCGCGTATTAGGTGATAAGGATTTTAGAGAAAGCGCTCTGTATAATCCTGATTATCGGCGGCGTTTTCGCGGGCAGGACTAA
- a CDS encoding cobalamin biosynthesis protein: MIFLGLGWNSRATLAQAQACIARALAYHSGKELSALAVPAFRHATNLPLQVANCLGIRIVWVELAAMQQMNAHCKTVSARSMQHTGVASVSEACALVAAGPQGKLIVPRCSMNGVTCAVAEGDI; encoded by the coding sequence ATGATATTTCTTGGCTTGGGCTGGAACAGTAGGGCAACCTTAGCGCAGGCTCAGGCATGTATTGCACGCGCCTTGGCGTACCATTCTGGCAAAGAGTTGTCCGCTCTTGCTGTTCCTGCGTTTCGGCATGCTACAAATCTGCCATTACAGGTGGCAAATTGCCTGGGTATCCGAATTGTCTGGGTAGAGCTTGCGGCCATGCAGCAGATGAATGCGCACTGCAAGACAGTATCAGCCCGTAGCATGCAGCATACCGGAGTAGCCTCTGTATCTGAAGCCTGTGCATTGGTTGCGGCTGGCCCACAGGGCAAACTTATTGTACCGCGTTGCAGCATGAATGGTGTGACATGCGCCGTGGCAGAAGGAGATATTTGA
- a CDS encoding bifunctional cobalt-precorrin-7 (C(5))-methyltransferase/cobalt-precorrin-6B (C(15))-methyltransferase yields MTEQPQHAPQTPWLTLIGIGEDGVEGLSPVARSILTQAAFVVGGARHLELAAPFVQGKTLAWPTPFERGIDAILARKGLPTVVLASGNPFFFGVGNTLARSIPPQEMLCLPAPSSVALACSRLGWAEQDCRVISLCGRPIEQLYPALQPSGRVIVLSADENTPHVLANWLVSKGLSATRCHVLERLGGPHEALHSFYAHEGAPDKLQRLNLIGLEVGAQSASHTLPLTNGLPDTWFEHDGQLTKREIRAVTLSSLAPRAGELLWDIGGGAGSISIEWMLASPSCRAVCIEAQPERAACIARNAAALGVPGLDVRQARAPEGMEDLPKPDAIFVGGGASRASVLETAWQALKPGGRIVVNAVVAETEARLLRAMQEWGGTLTRISVSRLEKIGSLHGFRPAMPVTQWIAQKPEAS; encoded by the coding sequence ATGACCGAGCAACCCCAACATGCGCCACAAACGCCGTGGTTAACCCTGATCGGGATTGGGGAAGATGGTGTGGAAGGTCTTTCTCCCGTTGCGCGTTCCATTCTTACGCAAGCGGCTTTTGTGGTGGGCGGTGCCCGCCATCTGGAATTGGCAGCCCCATTCGTGCAGGGGAAAACACTTGCATGGCCCACCCCTTTTGAACGCGGAATAGACGCCATTCTTGCCCGAAAGGGCTTACCTACTGTGGTTCTGGCGTCTGGTAATCCATTCTTTTTTGGTGTTGGAAATACACTGGCACGTTCTATCCCTCCGCAGGAAATGCTGTGCTTACCCGCGCCATCTTCTGTGGCCTTGGCCTGTAGTCGGCTTGGGTGGGCAGAGCAGGACTGCCGGGTAATTTCCTTATGTGGTCGCCCCATAGAACAGCTTTATCCAGCTTTGCAGCCATCTGGCCGCGTTATTGTGCTGTCTGCTGATGAAAATACGCCGCATGTTTTGGCTAACTGGCTTGTCAGTAAAGGATTAAGTGCAACGCGTTGCCATGTGTTGGAACGGCTAGGAGGCCCGCATGAAGCTTTGCACAGTTTTTATGCCCATGAAGGTGCGCCAGATAAACTTCAGCGGCTTAACCTGATAGGGCTGGAGGTAGGTGCCCAAAGTGCTTCCCATACATTGCCGCTTACCAACGGGTTACCAGATACGTGGTTTGAACATGATGGCCAGCTTACAAAGCGGGAAATTCGTGCTGTTACGCTGTCATCCCTAGCACCTCGGGCAGGGGAGCTATTGTGGGATATTGGAGGCGGAGCTGGTTCCATTAGTATTGAATGGATGTTGGCATCTCCATCCTGCCGCGCAGTGTGCATTGAGGCACAGCCAGAACGGGCTGCGTGCATTGCACGTAATGCGGCGGCTCTTGGTGTGCCGGGGCTAGATGTAAGGCAAGCCCGTGCACCAGAAGGCATGGAAGATTTGCCAAAGCCTGATGCTATTTTTGTTGGCGGAGGCGCAAGCCGCGCAAGCGTATTGGAAACTGCATGGCAGGCTCTTAAACCCGGTGGTCGTATTGTGGTGAATGCCGTGGTGGCGGAAACAGAAGCCCGATTGCTGCGTGCCATGCAGGAATGGGGGGGAACGCTTACGCGCATTTCTGTGTCTCGGTTAGAGAAGATAGGGTCTCTCCATGGTTTCCGTCCTGCCATGCCAGTAACACAGTGGATCGCGCAGAAACCTGAGGCCTCATGA
- a CDS encoding cobalt-precorrin-6A reductase — MPSSSNNFRVLVLGGTTEASALCRYLEQEPSISATLSLAGATKQPHLPTLSVRIGGFGGSDGLCAWLKTHGIKAIIDATHPFAATMSQHAATACATTQTPLLRLERSGWQEMPSDKWFHAANLTKAANLLANAPTWKTAPQRIFLTTGRKELAPFKIAPQHRYLIRSIDAPDPASLPPNATILLDRGPFDVQSEAKLMQDYDITLLVSKNSGGSATYPKLEAARLLHIPVLMVDRPVACSNIPIVETAQQAMAWLQAHQAASTRRKV, encoded by the coding sequence ATGCCTTCATCTTCCAATAATTTTCGCGTTCTTGTTCTTGGCGGCACCACTGAAGCCTCTGCCTTGTGCCGTTATCTGGAGCAGGAGCCTTCCATCAGTGCTACGCTTTCCCTTGCGGGGGCAACCAAACAGCCGCATTTGCCTACGCTATCTGTGCGAATTGGTGGTTTTGGAGGTTCTGATGGATTGTGCGCGTGGCTCAAAACACATGGAATCAAGGCTATAATAGATGCCACCCACCCTTTTGCGGCCACCATGAGCCAACATGCGGCCACTGCCTGCGCGACCACACAAACGCCTTTGTTGCGTCTGGAACGATCAGGTTGGCAGGAAATGCCAAGCGATAAATGGTTCCATGCAGCCAATCTGACAAAAGCGGCAAACCTATTAGCTAACGCCCCTACATGGAAAACAGCACCACAGCGTATTTTTTTAACAACAGGCCGTAAGGAATTGGCACCGTTTAAAATTGCGCCACAGCATCGTTACCTCATCCGCTCCATTGATGCGCCAGATCCTGCTTCCTTACCTCCGAATGCAACCATCCTGCTGGATCGCGGGCCTTTTGACGTGCAGAGCGAAGCCAAGCTGATGCAAGATTACGACATCACATTGCTGGTTTCAAAAAACTCTGGCGGCAGCGCAACATACCCCAAGCTGGAGGCTGCACGCCTGTTGCATATTCCCGTCCTGATGGTCGATCGCCCAGTGGCTTGCTCTAACATCCCCATAGTAGAAACTGCCCAACAAGCCATGGCATGGTTACAGGCGCATCAAGCCGCATCAACCCGCCGTAAAGTGTAA
- the cobJ gene encoding precorrin-3B C(17)-methyltransferase: MKGSVTIVGLGPGNSLQRTPQADQALAKATDLVGYGPYVKRVEVPPHVVRHASDNRVELDRARHALQMAEQGRHVAVVSGGDAGVFGMASAVFEALEQGPDKWRALDISVVPGLSAVLAAAARLGAPLGGDFCVMSLSDNLKPWDVVLERLQLAAQAGFVIALYNPRSHARPWQLGEALEHLRGVLPPTIPVAFARAIGRPDEAVRLATLQEANAEWADMSTLVLIGCKASRLVDRPNGEPWFYTLRRVDAA; this comes from the coding sequence ATGAAGGGCAGCGTTACCATTGTAGGGTTGGGGCCGGGTAATAGCCTTCAGCGTACTCCGCAGGCAGATCAGGCATTGGCTAAAGCAACAGATCTAGTTGGGTATGGTCCGTATGTGAAACGGGTAGAAGTCCCTCCGCACGTTGTCCGCCATGCCTCAGACAACAGGGTAGAGTTGGACCGCGCCCGGCACGCTCTGCAAATGGCAGAGCAGGGGCGGCATGTGGCTGTTGTTTCTGGCGGAGATGCAGGTGTGTTTGGCATGGCTAGCGCTGTGTTTGAGGCGTTAGAGCAAGGGCCAGACAAATGGCGTGCGCTGGATATCAGCGTTGTCCCTGGCCTGAGTGCTGTTCTGGCTGCGGCTGCGCGGTTGGGTGCCCCCTTGGGTGGGGACTTCTGCGTTATGTCCCTTTCAGATAATCTCAAACCTTGGGATGTGGTGCTTGAACGTTTGCAGCTTGCCGCACAGGCGGGCTTTGTTATTGCGCTGTATAATCCACGATCTCACGCTCGTCCGTGGCAGTTGGGTGAGGCTTTGGAGCATTTGCGGGGTGTTTTACCGCCCACTATTCCGGTTGCTTTTGCGCGCGCCATAGGGCGGCCAGATGAAGCTGTGCGGCTTGCTACCCTGCAAGAAGCCAATGCAGAATGGGCTGATATGAGCACATTGGTGTTGATAGGCTGCAAAGCTAGCCGTTTGGTGGATAGGCCCAATGGTGAACCGTGGTTTTACACTTTACGGCGGGTTGATGCGGCTTGA
- a CDS encoding precorrin-2 C(20)-methyltransferase yields MTRGRLQVVGVGPGDPELMTVRAVRLVQAAKVVAYFCRHDRPGHARTIARAHIAPDAEELRLEYPFTTEISVANPAYHGGMGQFYDECAHNLAQRLDKGQDVVLLCEGDPFLYGSAMYLFDRLKAGFETEVVPGIMAMNGCWTQAHLPITHGDDVLCVLPATLPEDKLTNWLEQADAAVIMKTGRNMPQVKRALEKAGRLSDAVYVERGTQENTRMCALQEQEDSVPYFSLVLLPGRKGVR; encoded by the coding sequence ATGACACGCGGCAGATTACAGGTTGTTGGCGTAGGGCCGGGTGATCCAGAGCTCATGACCGTTCGGGCTGTCCGGCTGGTGCAGGCGGCAAAGGTGGTGGCGTATTTCTGCCGTCATGATAGGCCGGGTCATGCGCGCACGATTGCGCGTGCGCATATTGCCCCGGATGCTGAAGAATTGCGGCTGGAATATCCATTTACAACAGAAATCTCAGTTGCCAACCCAGCATATCATGGTGGCATGGGCCAGTTTTACGATGAATGCGCACACAATCTGGCCCAACGGTTAGATAAAGGGCAGGATGTCGTTCTGTTATGTGAGGGCGATCCCTTCCTTTACGGCTCGGCCATGTATCTTTTTGATCGGCTGAAAGCTGGCTTTGAAACCGAGGTTGTGCCCGGTATTATGGCCATGAATGGATGCTGGACCCAGGCACACCTGCCCATAACGCATGGGGATGATGTGTTGTGCGTTCTTCCCGCCACGTTGCCAGAAGATAAGCTGACCAACTGGCTGGAACAGGCAGATGCTGCAGTTATTATGAAAACAGGCCGTAACATGCCGCAGGTCAAGCGGGCATTGGAAAAAGCAGGCCGTTTGTCAGATGCCGTATATGTTGAACGTGGCACGCAGGAAAATACCCGTATGTGTGCTTTGCAGGAGCAGGAAGATAGCGTGCCTTATTTCTCGCTGGTTCTGCTGCCGGGGCGGAAAGGTGTGAGATGA
- a CDS encoding precorrin-8X methylmutase: MAAYEYIKNGAAIYERSFATIRAEADLSAFTPEEAQVVVRIIHACGLVEMAQSVSMTANFVAAARTALKKGCDILCDSEMVAHGVTRARLPANNPVICTLRDSRTPELARQIGNTRSAAALDLWGEKLAGAVVAIGNAPTALFHLLEMIDAGAPYPAAIIGLPVGFVGAMESKEALSLRKDVPWLVVRGRPGGSAMAAAAVNALACERE; the protein is encoded by the coding sequence ATGGCCGCGTATGAGTATATCAAGAATGGAGCAGCTATTTACGAACGCTCCTTCGCGACCATTCGGGCAGAAGCCGATCTTTCTGCCTTTACGCCGGAAGAAGCGCAGGTTGTTGTGCGCATTATTCATGCCTGCGGCTTGGTGGAGATGGCTCAATCTGTTAGCATGACGGCAAATTTTGTGGCGGCTGCCCGCACGGCCTTGAAAAAAGGCTGCGATATTTTGTGTGATTCCGAAATGGTGGCGCACGGGGTTACGCGGGCACGTTTGCCTGCTAACAACCCTGTTATTTGTACATTGCGTGATAGCCGCACGCCCGAACTGGCGCGCCAGATTGGTAACACCCGTTCAGCCGCCGCACTGGATTTGTGGGGAGAAAAGCTAGCTGGTGCAGTGGTTGCCATTGGCAATGCACCTACCGCGTTATTCCATTTATTAGAAATGATAGATGCTGGGGCACCGTATCCTGCAGCTATCATTGGGTTGCCCGTAGGTTTTGTGGGGGCCATGGAATCTAAGGAAGCTCTTTCCCTCCGCAAAGATGTGCCATGGCTTGTGGTGCGTGGCAGGCCGGGAGGGAGTGCTATGGCTGCCGCCGCTGTAAATGCTCTGGCCTGTGAGCGTGAATAA
- the cobG gene encoding precorrin-3B synthase, producing MTQRFTPPEVKGWCPGLFAPMQAKDGWLVRVRPAFGQITAAQATFLAQIAEREGNGLICLTNRASLQLRGFSHNNALHFPELAVLAGLGMANPEQEKRLALLESPLAGADPSCASDTQECAAALRVALCNADILSELPDKFGFAVDGGGLFTVGLLKADITLQTSGAGLWSVVCGNQKSKAAPVQAAVELTIKLAQAFIAIPKSKRPARYPETGKMLFQAVNQLGYPVEIAAVDAPDPALLAGKIGLALYALNAPLGILTSAMLRSCANHARNGDGILRLTPWHSIILHGMSYAPHVADMVDTSTNPILRVSACMGNAGCAQAEGATQALAKTLAHSLRAGESLHVSGCSKGCAHPEKASWTVVAGQSGYGLIRNGTASGPVMRFFPDDRAVEDYFIGTKPQERIMNGRV from the coding sequence GTGACACAGCGTTTTACGCCGCCAGAGGTTAAAGGATGGTGTCCGGGTTTGTTTGCCCCCATGCAGGCTAAGGATGGTTGGCTGGTGCGGGTAAGGCCAGCCTTTGGCCAGATAACTGCGGCGCAGGCCACTTTTCTGGCACAGATTGCAGAGCGCGAGGGCAATGGGCTGATCTGCCTTACCAATCGCGCCAGTCTACAATTACGCGGGTTCTCTCATAATAATGCCCTGCATTTTCCTGAACTAGCCGTTCTGGCAGGCTTGGGTATGGCTAATCCTGAACAGGAAAAACGTTTGGCGTTATTGGAGTCCCCCTTGGCGGGGGCCGACCCTTCCTGTGCATCAGATACGCAGGAATGTGCCGCAGCTTTACGGGTGGCCTTATGTAATGCCGATATTCTCTCTGAATTGCCGGATAAGTTTGGTTTTGCCGTAGATGGCGGAGGGCTGTTTACTGTCGGGTTGTTAAAGGCAGACATTACGCTGCAAACCAGTGGGGCAGGGTTGTGGTCTGTTGTATGTGGCAATCAGAAAAGCAAGGCGGCACCCGTTCAGGCTGCAGTGGAATTGACCATAAAACTGGCTCAGGCTTTTATCGCTATTCCAAAGAGTAAACGGCCAGCACGGTATCCAGAAACGGGTAAAATGCTCTTTCAGGCCGTTAATCAGCTTGGCTATCCGGTAGAAATTGCGGCTGTAGATGCGCCAGATCCAGCTTTGTTGGCGGGTAAAATAGGCTTAGCCTTATATGCGCTGAATGCACCATTAGGCATTTTAACATCTGCCATGCTGCGTAGTTGCGCGAATCATGCACGAAACGGAGATGGCATTCTGCGGCTTACGCCGTGGCACAGTATTATTCTGCATGGCATGTCGTACGCGCCACATGTGGCAGATATGGTGGATACAAGCACCAATCCCATTTTACGGGTTTCTGCCTGTATGGGGAATGCAGGATGTGCTCAGGCAGAAGGTGCTACACAAGCACTGGCAAAAACGCTGGCCCATAGTTTGAGGGCTGGGGAAAGCCTGCATGTATCCGGGTGCAGTAAAGGCTGCGCACACCCAGAAAAAGCAAGCTGGACCGTAGTTGCCGGCCAAAGTGGTTATGGGCTTATCCGCAATGGCACGGCATCGGGGCCTGTCATGCGCTTTTTCCCAGATGACAGAGCTGTCGAAGACTATTTTATAGGCACCAAGCCACAGGAAAGGATAATGAATGGCCGCGTATGA
- the fumC gene encoding class II fumarate hydratase: protein MSNNPQIRFCPVGIQATGVRQERDSMGTIDVPADKYWGAQTQRSLVHFSIGTEHMPLPLYHAYGIVKKAAALVNAAEGRMPQWKADLIATVADEVTAGKLDAHFPLFVWQTGSGTQTNMNVNEVIANRAIQLVGGKIGSKTPVHPNDDVNMGQSSNDSFPTAMHVVTLLEIENRLLPSVEKLIEALRQKAEQWMDVVKIGRTHLQDAVPLTVGQEWSGWVQMLEDALCGLRKDRKALFELAAGGTAVGTGLNAPAGFSKAIAARIAELTKQPFVTAPNKFAALSGLDAMARTSAGLRGLAVPLLKIANDMRWLASGPRCGLGELHLPENEPGSSIMPGKVNPTQCEAMVMIATQVLGNDNTIAFAASQGQLDLNVMRPVILANCLASIRILADGCHNFRIFSVEGTQLNEKQLKQNVGGSVMLVTALAPVIGYDKAAEIAHIAMEHDLSLKDAALKSGYVDAATFDKVVNPLDMVGEGIAGA, encoded by the coding sequence ATGAGCAATAATCCGCAAATTCGTTTTTGTCCCGTAGGCATTCAGGCCACAGGTGTTCGGCAGGAACGTGATTCAATGGGAACCATAGATGTTCCGGCAGACAAATACTGGGGCGCACAAACCCAGCGCAGTCTGGTGCATTTTTCCATTGGTACAGAACATATGCCTTTGCCGCTCTATCATGCTTACGGCATTGTTAAAAAAGCAGCTGCATTGGTAAATGCGGCAGAAGGGCGAATGCCTCAATGGAAAGCTGATCTGATAGCCACGGTTGCAGATGAAGTTACGGCAGGCAAGCTAGATGCACATTTTCCGCTATTTGTCTGGCAGACTGGCTCTGGCACTCAAACAAATATGAATGTGAATGAGGTTATTGCAAACCGTGCCATTCAGCTTGTAGGCGGCAAAATTGGTTCCAAAACACCAGTGCATCCCAATGATGATGTGAATATGGGCCAATCCAGCAACGATTCATTCCCCACAGCTATGCATGTTGTGACATTGCTGGAAATTGAAAACCGACTTTTGCCCAGCGTAGAAAAGCTTATAGAAGCATTGCGCCAGAAAGCTGAGCAATGGATGGACGTTGTTAAAATTGGTCGCACCCATTTGCAGGATGCCGTGCCTTTAACAGTAGGGCAGGAGTGGTCTGGCTGGGTGCAGATGCTAGAAGATGCGCTTTGTGGCCTGCGTAAAGATCGTAAAGCTTTGTTTGAACTTGCTGCTGGGGGCACTGCTGTGGGCACGGGGCTGAATGCACCGGCAGGTTTCAGCAAGGCTATAGCTGCACGTATAGCAGAGCTAACAAAACAGCCCTTTGTTACGGCACCTAACAAATTTGCTGCGTTAAGTGGGTTGGATGCCATGGCTAGAACATCTGCCGGTTTACGTGGCTTGGCGGTGCCATTGCTGAAAATTGCCAATGATATGCGTTGGCTGGCCTCCGGCCCGCGTTGTGGGTTGGGTGAACTGCACCTGCCGGAGAATGAACCGGGATCTTCCATCATGCCCGGCAAGGTGAACCCCACACAATGTGAAGCAATGGTGATGATTGCCACGCAGGTGCTGGGCAATGATAACACTATTGCGTTTGCGGCTAGTCAGGGCCAGTTGGATCTGAATGTTATGCGGCCGGTAATACTCGCCAACTGTCTTGCCAGTATCCGTATTTTGGCGGATGGCTGTCATAATTTCCGTATTTTTTCTGTTGAAGGCACGCAACTGAACGAAAAGCAGCTCAAACAGAATGTGGGTGGGTCCGTTATGCTTGTTACAGCGTTGGCGCCTGTAATTGGCTATGACAAGGCTGCGGAAATTGCTCACATTGCCATGGAGCATGACCTTTCCCTTAAGGATGCAGCCTTGAAATCTGGCTACGTGGATGCCGCTACTTTCGATAAGGTAGTGAACCCACTGGATATGGTGGGAGAAGGCATTGCCGGTGCCTGA